A genomic segment from Thermostichus lividus PCC 6715 encodes:
- a CDS encoding DUF3153 domain-containing protein: protein MQRWLLWLLLPLVVCFSGCVQADLAIEHHGQTGGQLTYNVNLPTTDPKTSRELVQQVQHLGGKVTQRNETSVRVAIPFETSHGLATALSQIVSIPYLAGSSAHAEIFDQNWLLFVRERLRYDIDLRPLGVQSSTQEVLVAPQALLDFTVSLKTLWGARPVTTSPLRADTLVNPNVTRQGDRLSWHLVPGYLNHLEAVYLYPSPLGWGTLAILGLLALGYWGRDRSQKI, encoded by the coding sequence ATGCAGCGGTGGCTACTTTGGCTTTTACTTCCCCTCGTTGTTTGTTTCAGTGGCTGTGTACAGGCAGATTTAGCCATTGAGCACCACGGGCAAACCGGCGGTCAACTGACCTACAATGTCAACCTGCCGACAACCGACCCAAAAACAAGCAGGGAACTGGTACAACAGGTACAGCACCTTGGGGGCAAGGTCACACAGCGGAACGAGACCAGTGTGCGGGTGGCTATCCCCTTTGAGACCAGTCATGGGTTAGCCACCGCCCTTAGCCAGATCGTCAGCATTCCCTATCTTGCTGGCTCCTCAGCCCACGCCGAGATTTTTGATCAAAACTGGCTACTCTTTGTGCGCGAGCGTCTTCGCTACGACATTGATTTACGTCCCTTGGGTGTGCAAAGTAGCACCCAAGAGGTGTTGGTTGCCCCGCAAGCCCTGCTGGATTTTACCGTAAGCTTGAAAACCTTGTGGGGAGCACGACCTGTGACCACGTCTCCCTTGCGTGCCGATACGCTGGTTAATCCTAACGTCACTCGTCAGGGCGATCGCCTAAGTTGGCACTTGGTGCCTGGGTATTTGAACCACCTAGAAGCCGTTTATCTTTATCCTAGCCCCTTGGGCTGGGGAACCCTCGCTATTCTCGGCTTGCTCGCGCTAGGCTATTGGGGACGCGATCGCTCGCAAAAAATATGA
- the hisD gene encoding histidinol dehydrogenase — MLRIITQLTDLRAELRRICDRTDSSEMNQQHATVATILQRVAAEGDRALIEYTSTFDHVDLTPETLRIKGDELDAAYQQVSKELLDAIRLAKQQIEAFHRQRVPKSWVQFGEDGIVLGKRYTAVDSAGLYVPGGRAAYPSTVLMNAVPAQVAGVKRIVMVTPPGQGKGVSPAVLVAAQEAGIQEIYRVGGAQAIAALAYGTETIPRVDVITGPGNLYVMLAKKQVYGRVGIDSLAGPSEVLIIADEYAHPVHIAADLLAQAEHDPLAAAILLTPSLHLAQAVVAAVNDQLTDHPRRLLTEKAIAHYGLIGIVESLEQAIDLSNSFAPEHLELEVDDPWSLVERVRHAGAIFLGYATPEAVGDYLAGPNHTLPTSGSARYASALGVETFLKHSSIIQYTPAALLKQGGAVITLAETEGLISHRDSVRLRIEP; from the coding sequence ATGTTGCGGATCATCACTCAGTTAACAGACCTACGCGCTGAACTGCGCCGCATTTGCGATCGCACCGACAGTAGCGAGATGAACCAGCAACACGCCACCGTTGCGACAATCCTTCAGCGGGTAGCTGCCGAGGGCGATCGCGCCCTCATTGAATACACCAGCACCTTTGACCACGTTGACCTGACCCCAGAAACACTACGAATTAAAGGGGATGAACTAGACGCTGCCTATCAGCAAGTCTCGAAAGAATTACTCGATGCCATCCGTCTTGCTAAGCAACAGATCGAAGCGTTCCATCGGCAGCGAGTGCCCAAAAGCTGGGTGCAGTTTGGGGAAGATGGCATTGTGCTTGGCAAACGCTATACCGCGGTTGATAGCGCGGGTCTCTACGTCCCCGGAGGTCGAGCCGCCTACCCCAGTACCGTGCTCATGAATGCCGTGCCCGCCCAAGTTGCTGGGGTCAAGCGTATTGTCATGGTCACCCCTCCCGGCCAAGGCAAGGGGGTTAGTCCAGCAGTGCTGGTTGCCGCCCAAGAAGCAGGGATTCAGGAAATTTACCGGGTGGGTGGGGCGCAGGCCATTGCTGCCCTTGCCTACGGCACAGAAACGATTCCCCGCGTTGATGTGATCACCGGCCCCGGCAACCTCTACGTCATGCTGGCCAAAAAACAGGTGTATGGTCGCGTTGGCATTGATTCCCTTGCAGGCCCATCGGAAGTCCTCATTATTGCGGATGAATATGCCCATCCCGTTCACATTGCCGCCGATCTGCTAGCACAAGCGGAACACGATCCCCTAGCGGCCGCAATTCTCCTTACCCCCAGTCTGCACCTCGCTCAAGCAGTCGTTGCTGCAGTCAATGACCAGCTTACGGATCATCCTCGCCGCCTCCTCACCGAGAAGGCGATCGCCCACTACGGCCTCATTGGCATCGTTGAGAGCTTAGAGCAGGCCATCGACCTCTCCAATAGTTTCGCTCCCGAGCACCTCGAACTAGAAGTTGACGATCCATGGAGCCTTGTGGAACGGGTGCGCCATGCCGGAGCTATTTTTCTAGGCTATGCCACCCCCGAAGCTGTCGGTGACTATCTTGCCGGCCCCAACCACACCTTACCCACCTCCGGCTCTGCGCGCTATGCCTCTGCTCTAGGGGTGGAAACGTTCCTCAAACATTCCAGCATTATTCAGTACACCCCTGCTGCCCTACTGAAACAGGGGGGAGCCGTGATAACCCTTGCCGAAACCGAGGGTCTCATCTCCCATCGCGACTCTGTCCGCCTGCGAATCGAACCGTAA
- a CDS encoding AI-2E family transporter, which produces MRWYGTPGSWQRYLSYFFVGPLLVLNLWVVEQFYLYFEYLINILVIAAILAFLLNQVVKRLCQRGLSRPNAIAIVLAITLLVVSILLLLLLPLALQQAEELLTQLPELANTGNQNLRHLDNVLQRYNFPVGVDDLTAEFVEQMKGLAAILPGVAITTLGKFVDTLLVLILAVYMLFYGGQIWRGLITLLPQEWRTVVDRSLQVNIRVFFSAQLFLGLFMFLALIPFMIVLQVNFGFLFALIIGVAQLIPVVGATLGIGLVVLLILFQDAWLALNILVIAVVLQQVKDNLLSPKLVGNLIGLNPLWQFIALLIGARVAGFLGILLAIPLAATVKTTVLHLRAGEQAAS; this is translated from the coding sequence ATGAGATGGTACGGCACACCTGGGAGTTGGCAACGTTACCTTAGCTATTTTTTTGTTGGCCCCCTTCTTGTGCTCAACCTCTGGGTAGTCGAGCAGTTTTACCTGTACTTTGAATACCTGATTAACATTTTGGTCATTGCCGCCATTTTGGCCTTTTTACTCAATCAGGTGGTCAAGCGGTTATGCCAGCGGGGGTTAAGCCGCCCCAATGCCATTGCCATCGTCCTAGCTATTACCTTACTTGTGGTAAGTATCCTGCTGCTGCTGCTGCTGCCCCTTGCGCTGCAACAGGCGGAGGAATTGCTGACACAACTACCAGAGTTGGCCAATACAGGCAACCAAAACCTGCGACACCTTGATAACGTTCTCCAGCGCTACAACTTCCCAGTGGGGGTCGATGACCTCACCGCAGAGTTTGTGGAGCAAATGAAGGGGTTGGCTGCCATTTTGCCGGGGGTTGCCATTACCACCCTAGGTAAGTTTGTGGATACGCTGCTGGTGTTGATTCTAGCGGTCTATATGTTGTTTTACGGCGGGCAAATTTGGCGTGGCCTTATCACCCTGCTGCCCCAAGAGTGGCGAACTGTGGTGGATCGCTCCCTACAGGTCAATATTCGCGTTTTTTTTTCAGCTCAACTCTTTTTAGGGCTATTTATGTTTTTAGCCTTAATTCCCTTCATGATTGTCTTGCAGGTCAACTTTGGCTTCCTTTTTGCCCTGATTATTGGTGTTGCTCAACTCATTCCTGTGGTGGGGGCAACCCTTGGCATTGGACTGGTTGTCCTGCTCATTTTGTTTCAGGATGCTTGGCTAGCCTTGAACATCCTAGTCATTGCCGTGGTGCTCCAGCAAGTTAAGGACAATCTCCTTTCCCCGAAACTAGTAGGGAATTTAATTGGCCTCAACCCACTGTGGCAGTTTATTGCCCTGTTGATTGGCGCACGAGTGGCTGGCTTTTTGGGCATTCTCTTGGCCATTCCTTTGGCAGCCACCGTGAAGACAACGGTACTCCATCTACGGGCAGGGGAGCAGGCTGCCTCTTAG
- the sipA gene encoding regulatory protein SipA codes for MGQSFSVGDRVRLIELPAYVKTAEPMPMLRPPSVLTLGEEGIILGQQPGNYWVVRLERGSFLLEAKYLERV; via the coding sequence ATGGGACAATCGTTTTCTGTGGGCGATCGCGTCCGTTTGATTGAACTACCCGCCTATGTCAAAACCGCTGAACCGATGCCCATGCTCCGTCCGCCCAGTGTATTAACCCTTGGCGAGGAAGGGATCATCCTGGGGCAGCAGCCGGGCAATTACTGGGTTGTCCGCTTAGAGCGTGGCTCCTTTTTACTAGAGGCCAAGTATCTGGAGCGGGTTTAG
- the fmt gene encoding methionyl-tRNA formyltransferase: MRIIYFGTPEFAIVPLQRLLAAPDVEVVGVVTQPDKRRGRGSQLIPSPVKDVALAHGLPVWQPQRIKQDRDLHALLRSLAVDVFVVVAYGQILSPDVLAIPSQGCINIHGSLLPKYRGAAPIQWALYNGETETGVTTMLMDAGMDTGPILLRSAVAIALDDTAQTLALKLSHLGAELLLKTLRQLPQLTPQPQDEQQATYARLLQKDDFALDWGRSALELHNQVRAFTPRAFTYWQGMPLKVIQTWPLTPAVQAALPSELQAYVSPPSAAAANGTVITLIKGWGPVVQTAAGGLLLRQVQLSGGKPQSGWDFVNGVRLVTGASLG; encoded by the coding sequence TACTTTGGCACGCCGGAGTTTGCCATTGTTCCCCTGCAGCGCCTTCTGGCTGCACCAGATGTCGAGGTTGTGGGGGTGGTCACGCAACCGGACAAGCGGCGGGGGCGTGGCAGTCAACTCATTCCTTCGCCCGTCAAGGACGTTGCCCTAGCCCATGGCTTACCTGTGTGGCAGCCCCAGCGCATTAAACAGGATAGGGATCTGCACGCTCTGCTGCGATCGCTGGCGGTGGATGTCTTTGTTGTGGTGGCCTACGGCCAGATTCTCTCACCTGACGTGCTGGCCATTCCTAGCCAAGGGTGCATTAATATCCACGGCTCTTTGCTGCCGAAATATCGCGGCGCTGCTCCCATTCAGTGGGCGCTCTACAACGGCGAAACGGAAACAGGGGTGACGACCATGCTGATGGATGCTGGTATGGATACAGGCCCGATCCTGCTGCGTAGTGCGGTGGCGATCGCCCTCGACGATACCGCCCAAACCCTTGCCCTCAAACTCAGCCACCTAGGGGCAGAGCTATTACTCAAAACCCTACGGCAACTGCCACAGTTAACTCCTCAACCCCAAGATGAGCAGCAAGCCACCTATGCCCGGCTTCTGCAAAAAGATGATTTTGCCTTAGACTGGGGGCGATCGGCACTAGAGCTCCACAATCAAGTTCGTGCCTTTACCCCCCGCGCCTTTACCTACTGGCAGGGTATGCCCCTCAAAGTCATCCAAACATGGCCCTTAACGCCGGCAGTTCAAGCAGCACTCCCCTCGGAACTTCAGGCCTACGTATCCCCACCAAGCGCCGCCGCCGCCAACGGTACCGTCATTACCCTCATTAAAGGCTGGGGGCCGGTGGTGCAAACCGCAGCGGGAGGGCTGCTCCTGCGTCAAGTCCAACTAAGTGGCGGCAAACCTCAGTCTGGCTGGGACTTTGTCAATGGTGTGCGGCTGGTCACTGGGGCATCCTTGGGCTAA
- a CDS encoding zinc-dependent alcohol dehydrogenase family protein yields the protein MKAIAITEFGSTDVLKLQDVPDPEIEANDEVKIQLRAASVNPIDTKLRQRGTFFPDRLPAILGCDGSGIVVETGSAVQRLKVGDEVYFCYGGLGDRGGCYAEYTVVPEVAVAHKPKSLSFVQAAALPLAVITAWEALGDRGGVPALNLLSTAQTILIHAGAGGVGHLAIQLAQRFGAKVATTISSPAKAKFVERLGAALAINYTTTNWVDAILEWTGGIGVDIALDTVGGATFSDTFRAVRPYGSLSTLLEPGADTPWKLARQRNLLVQFTLMLTPQLLGIPSALAHQRQILEQVATLVDRGDLQVVVDKTFPLGAAADAHHYLSQRLVQGKVVLVF from the coding sequence ATGAAAGCGATCGCCATCACCGAGTTTGGCTCTACTGACGTTCTTAAGCTACAGGATGTCCCAGATCCCGAAATTGAAGCCAACGACGAGGTTAAAATCCAACTGCGGGCAGCCAGTGTCAACCCAATTGATACCAAGCTGCGGCAGCGGGGCACCTTTTTCCCAGATCGCTTACCCGCTATCTTGGGCTGTGATGGCTCCGGCATTGTGGTGGAAACTGGCTCAGCCGTGCAGCGTCTCAAGGTGGGAGATGAAGTGTACTTTTGCTACGGCGGCTTGGGCGATCGCGGCGGTTGCTACGCGGAATATACCGTTGTTCCAGAGGTTGCTGTTGCCCACAAGCCTAAATCCCTTTCCTTCGTTCAGGCCGCAGCACTACCCTTAGCGGTCATTACGGCTTGGGAAGCCCTAGGCGATCGCGGCGGTGTGCCGGCACTCAACCTACTCTCCACCGCTCAAACCATCCTCATTCACGCCGGTGCTGGCGGTGTTGGTCATCTCGCCATTCAACTAGCGCAGCGGTTTGGGGCGAAGGTGGCCACCACCATTAGCTCTCCTGCCAAAGCCAAATTTGTGGAGCGCCTTGGAGCAGCCTTGGCCATCAACTACACCACCACAAATTGGGTCGATGCCATCCTTGAATGGACAGGAGGAATTGGGGTTGACATCGCACTGGATACCGTAGGGGGTGCCACCTTTAGCGACACCTTTAGAGCCGTACGCCCCTATGGCAGCCTCTCTACCCTATTGGAGCCAGGGGCAGACACCCCGTGGAAACTTGCTCGCCAGCGCAACCTGCTGGTTCAGTTCACCTTGATGCTCACCCCTCAGCTGTTGGGAATACCCAGCGCCTTAGCCCACCAACGCCAGATCCTCGAACAGGTCGCTACCCTCGTGGATCGCGGCGACCTTCAGGTCGTCGTGGATAAAACCTTTCCCCTCGGTGCCGCTGCCGATGCCCACCACTACCTGAGTCAGCGTTTAGTCCAAGGTAAGGTAGTGTTAGTCTTCTAG
- a CDS encoding Get3/ArsA fold putative tail anchor-mediating ATPase NosAFP yields the protein MTRIVTFLGSTPEQQTALGLAVAQWFAEHQQRTLLALPAPATTLQYLIGDVYKETGSQAVSVGDRLCVTQLFATQSLDMAWDDLNRLVESYLPPELVGKVYAGELMILPGMDMLLTLNALRVYYSSGEYDVIVYAGANSRDTLRLIGLPQGLAWYYRRFRRLLEQLDINKIATAMGGPIASAIMAANIDTQKINERLAQAKEWVDRGVTIASDGQRLSVFLLTSPAALEIAQTQWLWGSAQQVNVPISEVFCLGEATPDVNQAFAPLRISTLPTDLRAWQSLVPSLPDFNNLASAPAPHEFDEVQQQVRIFLPGFRKEQVKLSEFSGELTVEAGDQRRHIELPPSLKGKPVQGGKFEAPYLIVNLS from the coding sequence ATGACACGCATTGTCACTTTTTTAGGGTCAACCCCAGAGCAGCAAACGGCTCTTGGTCTAGCGGTTGCTCAGTGGTTTGCTGAACATCAGCAACGAACCCTCTTGGCGTTGCCAGCACCGGCAACCACATTGCAGTATTTAATTGGTGATGTATATAAAGAAACTGGGTCTCAAGCGGTATCTGTTGGCGATCGCCTTTGCGTAACACAACTGTTTGCTACTCAAAGCTTGGATATGGCTTGGGATGATCTCAATCGCCTTGTGGAGTCCTATTTACCGCCGGAGCTGGTCGGCAAGGTCTATGCGGGTGAACTGATGATTTTGCCTGGTATGGATATGCTGTTGACCCTAAATGCCCTACGGGTCTATTACAGCAGTGGCGAGTACGATGTGATTGTTTACGCAGGTGCGAATAGTCGAGATACGTTGCGGTTGATAGGATTGCCTCAAGGACTGGCTTGGTACTATCGCCGGTTTCGCCGATTGTTAGAGCAACTGGATATTAACAAAATTGCGACTGCTATGGGTGGGCCGATCGCCAGCGCCATTATGGCTGCGAACATTGATACCCAAAAAATTAATGAGCGACTTGCCCAAGCCAAGGAATGGGTGGATCGCGGTGTGACGATTGCTTCAGATGGGCAGCGGCTATCGGTATTTTTGCTAACCAGTCCTGCCGCGCTTGAGATTGCCCAGACGCAATGGTTGTGGGGGAGTGCTCAACAGGTGAATGTGCCGATTTCTGAGGTATTTTGTTTGGGAGAGGCAACCCCTGATGTCAATCAAGCCTTTGCACCGTTACGGATTTCAACCCTCCCGACCGACCTTAGAGCTTGGCAGTCCCTTGTACCCAGCTTGCCTGACTTTAACAACCTAGCGAGTGCCCCTGCTCCCCACGAATTTGATGAGGTGCAACAGCAGGTACGTATTTTTCTGCCCGGGTTTCGCAAGGAGCAAGTAAAGCTCAGTGAGTTTAGCGGTGAGTTAACGGTCGAGGCAGGAGACCAACGCCGCCACATTGAACTGCCCCCCAGCCTTAAGGGAAAACCTGTGCAGGGCGGAAAGTTTGAAGCACCCTACTTGATTGTGAACCTATCTTGA
- a CDS encoding transposase, with product MLEAWGAAVLNQIIEVSIDLSGNYKSLVHKLLPNATVVADRFHVIKIVNQELDKARQSICKANEQTVNEVQKAQIAAALKQSKYALLKPEENLTQKQKAKLEEIREVVPSLARMHQEKESFRAIFEQAKDWKDGTFQLLDWLAQAQDSFQESVRTICRWFGEVTAYFDNHTNSGVVEGINNKLKLIKRILPIQNQMLLSMICSLF from the coding sequence GTGCTTGAGGCATGGGGAGCAGCAGTACTCAATCAAATTATTGAGGTGAGCATTGACCTGTCTGGAAACTATAAAAGTTTGGTTCATAAACTCCTACCGAATGCTACGGTGGTTGCTGACCGATTTCATGTTATAAAAATTGTGAATCAGGAATTGGATAAGGCTCGACAAAGTATTTGTAAAGCGAATGAGCAGACGGTAAATGAAGTCCAGAAAGCCCAGATTGCAGCCGCGCTCAAACAAAGTAAATATGCGTTACTCAAGCCGGAGGAAAATCTAACTCAGAAGCAAAAAGCAAAACTGGAAGAAATTCGAGAAGTAGTGCCAAGTCTGGCTCGAATGCATCAGGAGAAGGAATCGTTTAGAGCCATCTTTGAGCAAGCAAAAGATTGGAAAGATGGAACCTTTCAATTGCTCGATTGGTTAGCTCAAGCTCAGGATTCTTTTCAAGAGAGCGTAAGAACAATTTGTCGGTGGTTTGGTGAAGTCACCGCCTATTTTGATAATCACACAAATAGTGGTGTTGTTGAAGGTATTAACAATAAATTGAAGCTGATCAAACGGATTCTGCCAATCCAGAACCAAATGTTGCTCAGTATGATTTGCAGCCTATTTTGA
- a CDS encoding RNA-guided endonuclease InsQ/TnpB family protein, whose product MRVIEAKLKGTQEQYQSLDEAIRTAQFVRNKCVRYWMDNKGVGRNDLYAHCKTLAQEFDFAKKLNSAARQASAERAWASISRFYTNCRNKEAKKGYPKFKKHCRSVEYKLSGWKLSADGLSITFTVRVSGTESFGFSAGTFALYCNGEARQYILNSKINRVRVIRRADGYYAQFCLDVERKEQGQYTGNVIGIDLGLKHFYTDQNGNTVDCPKFLRRSERRLKQHQRRLSRKFRKGAKPQSKNYHKQRKRLGKVHLKVQRQRKDWAIKLARCVVASNDVVVYEDLQVKNLVKNHHLAKSIHDASWSQFTQWLDYYGKVWDKAVVSVPPQYTTQDCTHCGHRVPKTLSTRTHSCPKCGFELDRDQNAALNILKKGLSILGMEWQNSTFGQKGTGEKSRTTGEISTSAMDGKPEMVSAVAELVTRIPCL is encoded by the coding sequence ATGAGAGTCATAGAAGCCAAGCTAAAGGGCACACAGGAGCAATATCAGTCTCTGGACGAAGCCATCCGTACCGCACAGTTTGTGCGCAACAAGTGTGTACGGTACTGGATGGACAACAAGGGCGTGGGTAGGAATGACCTCTATGCCCACTGCAAAACCTTGGCTCAAGAGTTTGATTTTGCTAAAAAGTTAAACTCAGCAGCCAGACAAGCAAGTGCAGAGCGAGCTTGGGCTTCTATCTCTCGCTTCTATACCAACTGCAGAAACAAGGAGGCAAAGAAGGGATACCCCAAATTCAAGAAGCATTGCCGCTCTGTAGAGTACAAGCTATCGGGTTGGAAGCTATCAGCGGATGGACTGTCCATCACCTTCACCGTTCGCGTAAGCGGGACGGAGTCCTTTGGCTTCAGTGCAGGTACATTTGCTCTGTACTGCAATGGAGAGGCAAGACAGTATATCCTCAACTCTAAAATCAATCGAGTGCGAGTGATACGCAGAGCAGATGGGTACTATGCCCAGTTCTGCTTGGATGTAGAGCGCAAAGAGCAAGGACAATACACAGGCAATGTCATCGGTATTGACTTGGGGTTAAAACACTTCTACACCGACCAGAACGGAAACACGGTCGATTGTCCTAAGTTTTTAAGACGTAGTGAACGGAGGTTAAAACAGCATCAACGCAGATTAAGTCGGAAGTTCAGGAAAGGGGCGAAACCTCAATCCAAGAACTACCACAAGCAAAGAAAGCGACTAGGCAAAGTACATCTGAAAGTTCAACGCCAACGTAAAGACTGGGCAATCAAGCTTGCTCGGTGCGTAGTGGCATCTAACGATGTCGTGGTGTATGAGGACTTGCAGGTGAAGAACCTAGTCAAGAATCATCATCTTGCCAAATCCATCCATGATGCTAGTTGGTCTCAGTTCACCCAATGGCTGGACTACTACGGGAAGGTGTGGGATAAGGCAGTAGTGTCAGTACCGCCGCAATACACCACACAGGACTGTACTCATTGCGGTCATAGGGTGCCAAAAACTCTATCCACTAGAACCCATAGTTGTCCTAAGTGCGGGTTTGAGTTAGACAGAGACCAGAATGCGGCTTTGAACATCCTCAAGAAGGGGCTAAGCATCTTGGGGATGGAGTGGCAAAACAGTACCTTTGGGCAAAAGGGAACTGGGGAGAAATCCCGAACGACTGGGGAGATAAGCACCTCTGCTATGGATGGGAAACCTGAAATGGTAAGTGCTGTCGCTGAACTAGTAACAAGAATCCCCTGCCTTTAG
- a CDS encoding DUF3122 domain-containing protein, translating to MQPILMQLDPAVPLRLEIPSLHQSSIIFNVSPILIQEWRSLAAQS from the coding sequence TTGCAGCCTATTTTGATGCAATTAGACCCTGCGGTGCCACTGCGATTGGAAATTCCTAGCCTCCATCAATCAAGCATCATATTCAATGTTTCACCAATACTGATCCAAGAGTGGCGATCCTTAGCTGCTCAATCTTAA